One Laribacter hongkongensis DSM 14985 DNA window includes the following coding sequences:
- a CDS encoding arginine N-succinyltransferase — translation MLQVRPVRVSDLPALECFAEQSGVGMTSLPSDRERLFGRIRRSMASFASDAGRQGDEIYVFMLEDEGEALGTAAIVASAGLNEPFYNYRNETLVHASPSLQVNNRIHALNMCHDLTGATQLDGCFVPFPVAATVNFLSRARLLFIACQPERFAPQMVAEFPGWCDEQDQSPFWEAIGRRFFKMSYVEAEHLISTKSKTFVAELMPTYPVYVPLLPGAAQQVMGQIHPQSELPFAALLHEGFEAERYIDIFDGGAVLTADARNVATIAGSRRWPVVISASMPTNPHVWLVANGKSVDFRVVQTPACLWHGQLWITPEVAETLLVSTSDLVCAIREEVAA, via the coding sequence ATGCTACAGGTTCGTCCTGTCCGGGTGTCCGATTTGCCGGCACTGGAATGTTTTGCCGAGCAGAGCGGGGTCGGGATGACGAGCCTGCCAAGTGACCGGGAGCGGCTGTTCGGCCGCATCCGGCGCTCGATGGCTTCGTTTGCCAGTGATGCTGGCCGGCAGGGAGACGAAATTTATGTCTTCATGCTGGAGGATGAAGGTGAGGCCCTGGGGACTGCTGCCATTGTGGCAAGTGCCGGCCTGAACGAGCCGTTTTACAACTACCGCAACGAAACCCTGGTCCACGCAAGCCCGAGCCTGCAGGTCAATAACCGCATTCACGCACTCAACATGTGCCATGACCTGACCGGAGCGACCCAGCTGGATGGCTGCTTCGTGCCGTTTCCGGTTGCGGCCACGGTGAATTTCCTGTCCCGGGCCCGTCTTTTGTTCATTGCCTGCCAGCCCGAGCGGTTTGCGCCGCAAATGGTGGCTGAATTTCCCGGCTGGTGTGACGAGCAGGACCAGTCGCCGTTCTGGGAGGCGATCGGTCGCCGCTTCTTCAAGATGAGTTATGTGGAAGCCGAACACCTGATTTCCACCAAGAGCAAGACTTTCGTCGCCGAACTGATGCCGACGTATCCGGTTTACGTTCCGCTGCTGCCGGGGGCGGCCCAGCAGGTCATGGGACAGATCCACCCCCAGAGCGAGCTGCCGTTTGCAGCCCTGCTGCACGAGGGGTTTGAAGCCGAACGCTATATCGACATCTTTGATGGCGGTGCCGTGCTGACCGCTGATGCCCGCAATGTGGCCACGATTGCCGGCAGCCGGCGCTGGCCGGTGGTGATCTCTGCCAGCATGCCGACCAATCCGCATGTCTGGCTGGTCGCCAATGGCAAATCAGTGGATTTCCGGGTCGTGCAGACTCCGGCCTGCCTGTGGCATGGCCAGTTGTGGATTACGCCTGAGGTGGCAGAAACCTTGCTGGTCAGTACGTCTGACCTGGTATGTGCCATCCGTGAGGAGGTTGCAGCATGA
- the astA gene encoding arginine N-succinyltransferase produces MMLIRPVEPGDLDALVELSRVADAGRSMLQSNIEQLFVLIQRSCQSFAGELELADRRYVFALEDGQTGKLAGISGIEAALGLREPWYNYRVGTIVHASKELGIYSRHATLFLSNDHTGYSELTSLFLHPDYLSADSNNLLSKARFLFIAQYPELFGPVVTAEMRGYLDADGRSPFWEALGRHFFGLDFAYADSLTNAGEKAFVAELMPKYPVYTDFLPPEAQSVIARTHENSRAARAQFESEGLRFEGYVDIFDAGPTVQAHVQEIRAVRESREVKVKFVDSLPAGAVCDKWLVANHLREQFRAILIEAPLPDFGELLLLPEQAARLQVNEGNPVRIVACQPRWP; encoded by the coding sequence ATGATGCTGATTCGTCCGGTCGAGCCTGGCGATCTTGATGCGCTGGTCGAGCTGTCCCGGGTCGCTGATGCCGGGCGCAGCATGTTGCAATCCAACATTGAACAGCTGTTTGTCCTGATCCAGCGTTCATGCCAGTCATTCGCCGGTGAGCTGGAGCTGGCTGACCGCCGCTATGTCTTTGCGCTTGAAGATGGCCAGACCGGCAAGCTGGCCGGTATTTCCGGGATCGAGGCTGCCCTGGGTCTGCGCGAACCTTGGTACAACTACCGGGTCGGTACCATCGTGCATGCTTCGAAGGAACTGGGAATCTATTCCCGACACGCCACGCTGTTTCTGTCCAACGATCACACCGGCTACAGCGAGCTGACGTCCCTGTTCCTGCATCCGGATTATCTGTCGGCGGACAGTAACAACCTGCTGTCAAAAGCCCGCTTTTTGTTCATTGCCCAATATCCGGAGCTGTTTGGCCCGGTGGTAACCGCTGAAATGCGGGGGTATCTGGACGCTGATGGGCGCTCCCCTTTCTGGGAGGCGCTGGGCCGGCATTTCTTCGGGCTGGATTTTGCGTACGCAGATTCTCTGACCAATGCCGGAGAAAAGGCTTTCGTGGCGGAACTGATGCCCAAGTATCCGGTGTATACCGATTTCCTGCCGCCCGAAGCCCAGTCCGTGATTGCCCGTACGCACGAAAACAGCCGGGCGGCCCGGGCCCAGTTTGAAAGTGAAGGGCTGCGGTTTGAAGGATATGTCGACATTTTTGATGCCGGCCCGACGGTACAGGCTCATGTCCAGGAGATTCGCGCAGTGCGTGAAAGCCGGGAGGTAAAAGTTAAATTTGTTGACTCTTTACCGGCCGGTGCCGTGTGCGACAAATGGCTGGTTGCCAATCATTTGCGGGAACAGTTCCGGGCAATCCTGATTGAAGCGCCGTTACCGGACTTCGGAGAGCTTCTGCTGTTGCCGGAGCAGGCTGCCCGCTTGCAGGTCAATGAAGGAAATCCGGTACGGATCGTGGCCTGCCAGCCTCGCTGGCCCTGA
- a CDS encoding branched-chain amino acid ABC transporter permease, with translation MDILLQQILNGLVLGSIYALIALGYTMVYGIMGLINFAHGEVTMIGAMVTISVLGVFSSMGLALPGPVLVLMALMVAVPTCMLVGFLIERVAYRPLRNAPRLAPLITAIGLSIVLQNVAILIWGRNYIPFPSLLPHNPIDVFGASITDLQVVIIVLAIAIMAGLLLMTEKTKLGRAMRATSQNPAVAGLMGVNVNSVISATFVIGAGLGAIAGVMVAANYDQAHSHMGFIIGLKAFTAAVLGGIGNLGGAVVGGILLGVIESLGAGYIGSLTGGFLGSHYQDIFAFAVLILVLVFRPSGLMGERVAERA, from the coding sequence GTGGACATTCTGCTGCAACAAATACTGAACGGCCTCGTGCTGGGCAGTATCTATGCACTGATCGCCCTGGGCTACACGATGGTTTACGGCATCATGGGCCTGATTAACTTCGCCCACGGTGAAGTGACCATGATCGGAGCCATGGTCACCATCAGTGTGCTGGGTGTTTTTTCAAGCATGGGGCTGGCCTTGCCTGGTCCGGTGCTGGTGCTGATGGCATTGATGGTGGCGGTGCCCACCTGCATGCTGGTCGGTTTCCTGATCGAACGGGTTGCTTACCGGCCCTTGCGCAATGCGCCGCGTCTGGCACCGCTGATCACGGCCATCGGCCTGTCGATCGTGCTGCAAAACGTGGCCATCCTGATCTGGGGCCGGAACTACATCCCGTTCCCGTCGCTGCTGCCGCACAACCCGATTGATGTATTCGGTGCCAGCATCACCGACCTCCAGGTCGTCATCATCGTGCTGGCCATTGCCATCATGGCCGGCTTGCTGCTCATGACCGAAAAAACCAAGCTTGGCCGCGCCATGCGTGCGACCAGCCAGAATCCGGCCGTGGCCGGACTGATGGGTGTCAACGTCAACTCGGTCATTTCCGCCACCTTCGTGATCGGTGCCGGGCTGGGCGCGATTGCCGGCGTGATGGTGGCTGCCAACTATGACCAGGCGCACTCGCACATGGGCTTCATCATCGGCCTCAAAGCCTTTACCGCTGCCGTACTCGGCGGTATCGGCAACCTCGGTGGTGCAGTGGTCGGCGGCATCCTGCTCGGCGTGATCGAATCACTGGGTGCGGGCTATATCGGCAGCCTGACCGGTGGCTTCCTCGGATCGCACTATCAGGACATCTTTGCCTTTGCCGTGCTCATCCTGGTTCTGGTGTTCCGCCCGTCCGGCCTGATGGGCGAGCGTGTCGCCGAGCGCGCCTGA
- a CDS encoding ABC transporter permease subunit has translation MMTLSRKAQIALFILCGILLAVLPFLVGKTLGNSWVRTLDFALLYIMLALGLNIVVGFAGLLDLGYIAFYAVGAYTYALLNSPHFDIFWAWWMILPVGAFLAAVFGIMLGTPVLKLRGDYLAIVTLGFGEIIRIFLNNLNAPVNITNGPQGINMIRPVEVAGVSLGKSLTVMGVTVNSVYLYYYLFLILTILTVVVCSRLQHSRIGRAWVALREDDIAASAMGLNIRNIKLLAFALGATFGGVAGGLFSSFQGFVSPESFGLLESIMVLSMVVLGGMGHIPGVILGAVLLTVTPEILRDVIGPVQMMAFGKMLIDPENARMLLFGLALILVMLLRPEGLWPNKRRKAEFHDAIDDEVPAVDSQAADGLKG, from the coding sequence ATGATGACTCTTTCCCGCAAGGCGCAGATCGCGCTGTTCATCCTCTGCGGCATCCTGCTGGCGGTCCTGCCGTTCCTGGTCGGCAAGACGCTGGGCAACTCTTGGGTGCGCACGCTCGATTTCGCGCTGCTCTACATCATGCTGGCGCTGGGCCTCAACATCGTGGTGGGCTTTGCCGGCCTGCTTGACCTGGGCTACATCGCTTTTTATGCCGTGGGTGCCTACACCTATGCGCTGCTCAACTCCCCGCACTTCGACATTTTCTGGGCGTGGTGGATGATCCTGCCGGTCGGCGCATTCCTGGCTGCCGTTTTCGGCATCATGCTGGGGACACCGGTGCTCAAGCTGCGGGGCGACTATCTCGCCATCGTGACGCTGGGCTTTGGTGAAATCATCCGGATCTTCCTCAACAACCTGAACGCTCCGGTCAACATCACCAACGGGCCTCAGGGGATCAACATGATCCGCCCGGTCGAAGTGGCTGGCGTGTCGTTGGGCAAGTCGCTCACTGTCATGGGCGTGACAGTCAATAGCGTTTACCTCTATTACTACCTGTTCCTGATCCTGACCATCCTGACTGTCGTGGTGTGCTCGCGCCTGCAGCATTCCCGTATTGGTCGTGCCTGGGTGGCCCTGCGTGAAGACGACATCGCAGCCAGCGCCATGGGGCTCAACATCCGCAACATCAAGCTGCTGGCGTTTGCCCTCGGGGCCACGTTCGGCGGTGTGGCCGGCGGACTGTTCTCGAGCTTCCAGGGTTTCGTGTCGCCCGAATCGTTCGGCCTGCTCGAGTCGATCATGGTGCTGTCCATGGTAGTGCTGGGCGGGATGGGGCATATCCCGGGGGTGATCCTTGGGGCCGTGTTGCTGACCGTGACGCCGGAAATCCTGCGTGACGTCATCGGCCCGGTGCAGATGATGGCGTTCGGCAAGATGCTGATCGACCCTGAAAACGCCCGCATGCTGCTGTTCGGTCTTGCCCTGATCCTCGTCATGCTGTTGCGTCCGGAAGGCCTGTGGCCGAACAAGCGGCGCAAGGCAGAATTCCACGACGCGATCGATGATGAAGTGCCTGCGGTGGATTCGCAGGCCGCTGATGGACTCAAGGGGTAA
- a CDS encoding ABC transporter ATP-binding protein gives MAETLLKIEGITKRFGGLVALNEVGLTINKGEIYGLIGPNGAGKTTLFNVLTGLYQPDEGSFTFNGRDLFRKKPHVVVEAGIARTFQNIRLFGEMTALENVMVGRHVRTKAGALGAILRDRRTMAEEKAIRQRSIELLDFVGIRNVASERAKNLSYGHQRRLEIARALATDPTLLALDEPAAGMNPKETEALQFLMEKIRNQGVTLLLIEHDVKLMMTLCDRIAVLDYGKKIAEGLPAEVKSNPRVIEAYLGAAHA, from the coding sequence ATGGCGGAAACGCTGCTCAAAATCGAAGGCATCACCAAACGCTTTGGCGGCCTCGTGGCCCTGAATGAAGTGGGCCTCACGATCAACAAAGGCGAGATTTACGGTCTGATCGGCCCGAACGGTGCCGGCAAGACCACGCTGTTCAACGTACTGACCGGCCTGTACCAGCCGGACGAGGGCTCATTCACCTTCAACGGCCGGGATCTCTTTCGCAAGAAACCGCACGTGGTGGTGGAGGCCGGTATTGCCCGTACGTTCCAGAACATCCGTCTGTTTGGCGAGATGACGGCACTGGAAAACGTCATGGTCGGCCGGCATGTCCGGACGAAGGCCGGTGCCTTGGGCGCCATCCTGCGCGACCGTCGGACCATGGCCGAAGAAAAGGCCATTCGCCAGCGCTCGATCGAGCTTCTGGACTTCGTCGGCATCCGCAATGTCGCCAGCGAGCGGGCCAAGAACCTCAGTTACGGTCACCAGCGCCGGCTGGAAATTGCCCGGGCGCTGGCCACTGATCCGACGCTCCTGGCGCTGGACGAGCCGGCAGCAGGGATGAACCCGAAAGAGACCGAGGCGTTGCAGTTCCTGATGGAAAAAATCCGTAATCAGGGTGTGACACTGTTGTTGATCGAGCATGACGTCAAATTGATGATGACGCTCTGTGACCGCATTGCGGTGCTGGATTATGGCAAGAAAATTGCCGAAGGCCTGCCGGCCGAGGTGAAGAGCAACCCGCGCGTTATCGAAGCGTATCTGGGAGCGGCCCACGCATGA
- a CDS encoding ABC transporter ATP-binding protein, whose amino-acid sequence MSLLEVKNLEVAYGGIQAVKGIDFHIDRGELVTLIGANGAGKTTTLKTLVGMVKPRSGSIHYDGHDIAKVPVYEFVKRGLSLVPEGRGVFSRLTVEENLLMGAYYRSKEPTLQAEMDNVYQLFPRLKERYKQLAGTLSGGEQQMLAIGRAMLAKPKLLLLDEPSMGLAPIVVQKIFEIIRMISEQGVTILLVEQNAKLALEHSDRGYVMESGRITMSGPADELLASDAVRAAYLGE is encoded by the coding sequence ATGAGTCTCTTGGAAGTCAAGAATCTGGAAGTGGCCTACGGCGGCATTCAGGCAGTCAAGGGCATCGATTTTCACATCGACCGGGGCGAACTGGTGACGCTGATCGGCGCCAACGGCGCCGGCAAGACCACGACGCTGAAAACGCTGGTCGGCATGGTCAAGCCGCGCAGCGGATCGATCCATTACGATGGTCACGACATCGCCAAAGTGCCGGTGTACGAATTCGTCAAACGGGGCCTGTCGCTGGTGCCGGAAGGGCGCGGCGTGTTTTCCCGGCTGACGGTCGAGGAAAACCTGCTGATGGGGGCGTATTACCGCTCCAAGGAGCCGACCCTGCAAGCGGAAATGGATAACGTCTACCAGTTGTTCCCGCGGCTGAAAGAACGCTACAAGCAACTGGCCGGCACCTTGTCCGGTGGCGAGCAGCAGATGCTGGCCATCGGCCGCGCCATGCTGGCCAAGCCCAAACTGCTGTTGCTGGACGAACCCTCGATGGGTCTGGCGCCGATCGTGGTGCAGAAAATCTTTGAAATCATCCGCATGATTTCCGAGCAGGGAGTCACCATCCTGCTGGTCGAGCAAAACGCCAAACTGGCGCTGGAGCATTCCGACCGGGGCTATGTGATGGAGTCGGGCCGCATCACCATGTCCGGTCCGGCAGACGAGCTGCTGGCCAGTGACGCCGTACGGGCTGCCTATCTGGGCGAATAA
- the dut gene encoding dUTP diphosphatase yields the protein MPTVDLKILDARLADQQPAYATPGSAGLDLRAAIDAETEIRPGETRLIPTGIALHLEDPRYAAMILPRSGLGHKHGIVLGNLVGLIDSDYQGQVFVSVWNRGHETFRLAPLDRIAQMVIVPVVQVDFRVVDDFTSSSRGSGGFGSTGRQ from the coding sequence ATGCCTACTGTTGACCTGAAAATCCTTGATGCCCGTCTTGCCGACCAGCAACCTGCTTACGCCACCCCCGGCTCTGCCGGGCTCGACCTGCGCGCAGCCATCGATGCCGAAACCGAAATCCGGCCAGGAGAAACCCGACTGATCCCGACCGGGATTGCACTCCACCTGGAAGATCCGAGATACGCGGCCATGATCCTTCCGCGCTCAGGACTCGGCCACAAGCACGGCATCGTACTGGGCAATCTCGTGGGCCTGATCGACTCGGACTACCAGGGACAGGTTTTTGTCTCGGTATGGAACCGTGGCCACGAAACCTTCCGCCTTGCTCCGCTGGACCGCATTGCACAGATGGTGATCGTACCGGTCGTGCAGGTGGATTTCCGCGTGGTGGATGACTTCACTTCCAGCAGCCGCGGCAGTGGCGGCTTCGGTTCTACCGGCCGCCAGTAA
- the coaBC gene encoding bifunctional phosphopantothenoylcysteine decarboxylase/phosphopantothenate--cysteine ligase CoaBC has translation MQRHFLVGVTGGVAAYKTCELVRLLVKAGHTVDVVMTEAATRFVGPTTFQALSGRPVFLSQWDERPSNAMAHIELTRRADAFLIAPATADMLAKLAHGLCDDLVSTLAAARTCPLIVAPAMNKQMWDNPPNQRNVTRLQADGVTVFGPGSGAQACGETGDGRMLEPEDLFDLLQGFFASKLLAGRRVLLTAGPTFEAIDPVRGLTNISSGKMGYALARACRDAGAEVTLVSGPTALRTPYGMQCLNVRSARDMLAAVEAHVAMADVFISVAAVADYRPQVTSEHKLKKTEGGLPSIALTENPDILATVAARSDAPFCVGFAAESRDVLGYADEKRRRKNVPLLVANLAQSAMGADDNEVVLLDDSGQHPLPRMGKPDVARAIVSHLARLL, from the coding sequence ATGCAGCGACACTTTCTTGTTGGCGTCACGGGCGGCGTAGCCGCTTACAAAACCTGCGAACTGGTGCGCCTGCTGGTCAAGGCAGGTCATACCGTCGACGTGGTCATGACCGAAGCGGCCACCCGCTTTGTCGGTCCGACCACCTTTCAGGCTCTCTCCGGGCGGCCGGTTTTCCTCAGCCAGTGGGATGAGCGCCCCAGTAATGCCATGGCCCATATCGAGCTGACACGCCGGGCAGATGCGTTCCTGATTGCCCCGGCCACGGCAGACATGCTGGCCAAACTGGCCCACGGCCTGTGTGACGATCTGGTCAGTACACTGGCTGCCGCCCGTACCTGCCCGCTGATCGTGGCGCCGGCCATGAACAAGCAGATGTGGGACAACCCGCCCAACCAGCGGAACGTGACCCGCTTGCAGGCTGACGGCGTTACCGTGTTCGGCCCCGGCAGTGGCGCCCAGGCCTGTGGCGAAACCGGGGATGGCCGGATGCTGGAGCCGGAAGACCTGTTCGACCTGTTGCAGGGATTTTTTGCCAGCAAGCTGCTGGCCGGACGCCGGGTGCTTTTGACTGCCGGACCCACCTTCGAAGCCATTGATCCGGTCCGGGGGCTGACCAACATCTCCAGCGGCAAAATGGGTTACGCACTGGCTCGTGCCTGCCGGGATGCCGGAGCCGAGGTGACGCTGGTCAGCGGCCCGACAGCCCTGCGCACGCCGTATGGCATGCAATGCCTCAATGTCCGGTCAGCCCGCGACATGCTGGCCGCAGTCGAAGCGCATGTCGCCATGGCGGACGTGTTCATCAGCGTGGCGGCCGTTGCCGACTATCGCCCTCAAGTGACCAGCGAACACAAGCTGAAAAAAACCGAAGGCGGACTGCCCTCGATTGCACTGACCGAAAACCCCGACATCCTTGCCACGGTGGCTGCCCGCTCCGATGCGCCGTTCTGCGTCGGCTTTGCCGCAGAAAGCCGTGATGTACTGGGCTATGCCGACGAAAAACGCCGCCGCAAGAACGTGCCGCTGCTGGTTGCCAACCTGGCACAAAGTGCCATGGGAGCAGACGACAACGAAGTCGTGCTGCTGGATGACAGCGGCCAGCATCCCCTTCCTCGCATGGGCAAACCCGATGTTGCCCGTGCCATTGTCTCCCATCTGGCCCGTCTGCTCTGA
- the radC gene encoding RadC family protein: MKITDWPASERPREKLLARGPEALSDAELLAILLRTGMAGKTVLDVARQLLLEAGSLGRLLSRPVTELVSSPGLGPAKACELAVVAELARRLLAEKLPVADALTSPQAVHDYLRLAYGMRVQEVVLLLCLDARNRLLAVEEVAHGTLTESRVYPREVVKAALRQHAVAVILAHNHPSGDSGPSLADRELTEALGRALALVDVRLLDHLVISRQGCTSFAECGWLPA, from the coding sequence ATGAAAATCACCGACTGGCCGGCCTCCGAGCGGCCACGCGAAAAACTGCTGGCGCGCGGTCCTGAGGCACTGTCGGATGCCGAGCTGCTGGCCATCCTGTTGCGTACCGGCATGGCCGGCAAGACGGTACTGGATGTGGCCCGGCAATTGCTGCTGGAGGCCGGGTCGCTGGGCCGGCTGCTGTCGCGTCCGGTGACCGAGCTGGTGTCCAGTCCGGGGCTGGGGCCGGCCAAGGCTTGCGAGCTGGCTGTGGTGGCCGAACTGGCACGCCGGCTGCTCGCCGAAAAACTGCCGGTAGCCGATGCCCTGACCAGCCCGCAGGCCGTACATGACTACCTGCGGCTGGCATACGGCATGCGCGTGCAGGAGGTCGTGCTGTTGCTGTGTCTGGATGCCCGGAACCGCTTGCTGGCAGTAGAAGAAGTGGCGCACGGTACGCTGACCGAGTCCCGTGTCTATCCGCGTGAAGTCGTCAAGGCCGCGCTGCGCCAGCATGCCGTAGCGGTGATCCTGGCGCACAATCATCCGTCTGGCGACAGCGGTCCCAGTCTGGCAGACCGGGAGCTGACCGAAGCACTGGGCCGGGCACTGGCGCTGGTGGATGTGCGCCTGCTGGACCATTTGGTCATCAGCCGGCAGGGCTGCACTTCGTTTGCCGAGTGCGGCTGGCTGCCGGCCTGA